The Raphanus sativus cultivar WK10039 chromosome 2, ASM80110v3, whole genome shotgun sequence genome includes a region encoding these proteins:
- the LOC108836645 gene encoding mannose-6-phosphate isomerase 2, whose amino-acid sequence MGADAIQTNGGDPAKLTVVEGIKRLRCAVKNYEWGKLGHDSLVARFHEANSGNRVDPAVPHAELWMGTHESGPSHVVNEEELGSGHEGSECMFTLKSWVTDNPDVLGSRVVDKWGCDLPFLFKVLSVTKALSIQAHPDKALAEKLHKEEPLLYRDANHKPEIALAITPFQALCGFVSLKELKEVIANVPEITELVGSKAADQILTVNEKEGDESIKPVVRLIFTQLMSASNNETKQVISEMKRRLITEKNHRELSEKEKLVLELEKQYPGDVGVISAFFFNYVKLSPGEALYLDANEPHAYISGDCVECMAASDNVVRAGLTPKHRDVQTLCSMLTYKLGYPEILKGFSLTPYITRYLPPFDEFEVDHCDLPTGKSTIFPAIPGPSVYLVIEGKGKLQTGSSQLLVNRGDVLFVPAHNEIHVAGESDGMRLYRAGVSSRFFQTL is encoded by the exons ATGGGTGCAGACGCAATCCAAACGAACGGTGGTGATCCCGCCAAGTTAACCGTCGTAGAAGGGATCAAACGGTTGAGATGCGCCGTGAAGAACTACGAGTGGGGCAAACTCGGACATGACTCACTGGTTGCGAGATTCCACGAGGCCAATTCAGGGAACCGTGTTGACCCGGCGGTTCCTCACGCGGAGTTGTGGATGGGTACTCACGAGTCAGGACCGAGTCACGTTGTAAACGAAGAAGAACTCGGGTCGGGTCATGAAGGGTCCGAATGCATGTTTACGTTGAAGTCGTGGGTTACGGATAACCCGGATGTTCTCGGGTCTAGAGTCGTGGACAAATGGGGATGTGATCTTCCTTTCCTCTTCAag GTTTTGTCAGTGACAAAAGCGTTGTCGATTCAAGCACATCCAGACAAGGCATTAGCAGAGAAATTGCACAAAGAAGAGCCTCTTCTTTACAGAGATGCTAACCATAAGCCTGAGATTGCTCTCGCAATTACTCCTTTTCAAGCGCTTTGTGGTTTCGTATCTCTTAAG GAGCTGAAGGAAGTGATCGCCAATGTACCAGAGATCACAGAGCTCGTCGGAAGTAAAGCTGCAGATCAAATCTTAACCGTCAACGAAAAAGAGGGAGACGAGAGTATTAAACCCGTTGTCCGTTTGATCTTCACACAGTTAATGTCTGCGAGTAACAATGAGACGAAGCAAGTCATATCTGAGATGAAGAGGCGTCTAATCACGGAGAAAAACCACCGTGAACTGTCGGAGAAGGAGAAGTTAGTTTTGGAATTAGAGAAACAGTATCCAGGTGACGTAGGCGTGATCTCAGCTTTCTTTTTTAACTACGTCAAGCTTAGTCCCGGAGAGGCTTTGTATTTGGACGCGAATGAGCCACACGCTTACATCTCCGGCGACTGTGTAGAGTGTATGGCGGCTTCAGACAACGTTGTCAGAGCTGGTCTCACTCCTAAACACCGCGATGTTCAAACGCTTTGCTCTATGCTCACTTATAAACTG GGCTACCCGGAGATTTTGAAAGGATTTTCTCTGACTCCATACATTACGAGATATCTTCCTCCATTTGATGAGTTTGAGGTGGACCATTGTGATCTTCCTACAGGGAAATCGACGATTTTCCCGGCCATACCCGGTCCTTCGGTCTATCTGGTTATAGAAGGAAAAGGGAAACTGCAAACCGGTTCATCTCAACTGTTGGTTAACCGAGGAGATGTTTTGTTTGTTCCGGCGCATAACGAGATTCACGTAGCAGGAGAAAGTGATGGGATGAGGCTTTACAGAGCTGGAGTCAGTAGCAGATTCTTCCAGACACTCTAG
- the LOC108826447 gene encoding uncharacterized protein LOC108826447, protein MNSPNWELQGCCNRNQNAFLITIGIFTVVILLLWRTFLLTPFKLITVFLHEASHAVACKLTCGDVEGMEVNANEGGSTTTRGGIYWLILPAGYLGSSFWGMALILASTNLLTARIAAAGLGLALFIVLFIAKNWTLRGLCIGFIVFLAIIWVLQELTTVKILRYVILFIGVMNSLFSVYDIYDDLISRRVHSSDAEKFAEICPCCTGCGWGVIWGMISFMFLCASLYLGLVILS, encoded by the exons ATGAACTCGCCGAATTGGGAACTCCAGGGCTGCTGTAATCGGAACCAGAACGCGTTCCTCATCACCATCGGAATCTTCACCGTCGTTATCCTTCTG CTATGGAGGACATTCCTGTTGACTCCGTTTAAACTAATCACGGTGTTTCTTCACGAAGCCAGTCATGCTGTTGCTTGCAAGCTTACTTGTGGTGAT GTGGAGGGGATGGAGGTGAATGCAAATGAAGGAGGTTCTACAACAACACGTGGTGGCATTTATTGGCTGATCTTGCCTGCTGGCT ATCTTGGCTCATCATTTTGGGGAATGGCTTTGATTCTTGCATCTACTAATCTTCTTACAGCAAGAATAGCTGCTGCTGGTCTGGGTCTTGCTTTATTCATCGTCCTCTTCATTGCCAAAAAC TGGACGCTTCGAGGTCTTTGTATAG GTTTCATAGTCTTCCTCGCTATCATTTGGGTTCTACAAGAGTTAACTACTGTCAAAATACTCCGTTATGTCATTCTCTTCATTG GTGTGATGAATAGCTTATTCTCAGTTTACG atatctatGATGATCTGATATCACGGAGAGTCCACTCAAGCGATGCTGAGAAGTTTGCAGAGATCTGTCCTTGCTGCACTGGTTGTGGCTGGGGTGTCATTTG GGGAATGATATCATTTATGTTTCTTTGCGCGTCTCTGTATCTTGGGCTTGTGATCCTATCATAG
- the LOC108840710 gene encoding ribulose bisphosphate carboxylase small subunit 1A, chloroplastic: MASSMLSSATIVSSPAQATMVAPFTGLKSFASFPMIRKGNTDITSITSNGGRVNCMQVWPPIGKKKFETLSYLPDLTDVKLAKEVDYIIRNKWTPCVEFEVEHGFVYREHGNIPGYYDGRYWTMWKLPLFGCTDADQVLKEVEECKKEYPNAFIRIIGFDNKRQAQCISFIAYKPPSFTGA; the protein is encoded by the exons ATGGCTTCCTCTATGCTCTCTTCCGCTACAATTGTCTCTTCTCCGGCTCAGGCCACAATGGTAGCACCATTCACCGGACTTAAGTCCTTTGCTTCTTTCCCAATGATCCGCAAGGGCAACACCGACATTACTTCCATCACAAGCAACGGAGGAAGAGTCAACTGCATGCAG GTGTGGCCTCCTATTGGTAAAAAGAAGTTTGAAACTCTCTCTTACCTTCCTGACCTTACCGATGTTAAACTGGCTAAGGAAGTTGACTATATTATCCGCAATAAGTGGACTCCATGTGTTGAATTCGAGGTTGAg CACGGTTTTGTATACCGTGAGCATGGAAACATCCCCGGATACTATGATGGACGATACTGGACAATGTGGAAGCTTCCTTTGTTCGGATGCACTGACGCAGATCAAGTGTTGAAGGAAGTGGAGGAATGTAAAAAGGAGTACCCCAACGCCTTCATTAGGATCATCGGATTTGACAACAAACGTCAAGCCCAGTGCATCAGCTTCATCGCGTACAAGCCACCAAGCTTCACTGGTGCTTAG